In Heteronotia binoei isolate CCM8104 ecotype False Entrance Well chromosome 16, APGP_CSIRO_Hbin_v1, whole genome shotgun sequence, a single genomic region encodes these proteins:
- the SPOPL gene encoding speckle-type POZ protein-like, producing MSRVPTPLPPGEMSSGPIAESWCYTQVKVVKFSYMWTINNFSFCREEMGEVLKSSTFSSGPNDKMKWCLRVNPKGLDDESKDYLSLYLLLVSCPKSEVRAKFKFSLLNAKREETKAMESQRAYRFVQGKDWGFKKFIRRDFLLDEANGLLPDDKLTLFCEVSVVQDSVNISGQSNTNMLKVPECRLAEDLGNLWETTRFTDCSFYVGGQEFKAHKSVLSARSPVFNAMFEHEMEESKKNRVEINDVDPEVFKEMMRFIYTGKAPNLDKMADNLLAAADKYALERLKVMCEEALCSNLSVENVADILILADLHSAEQLKAQAIDFINRCSVLRQLGCKDGKNWNSNQAADIMETAGWKSMIHSHPHLVAEAFRALASAQCPQFGIPRKRLKQS from the exons ATGTCAAGGGTCCCCACACCTCTACCACCTGGAGAGATGTCCAGTGGACCTATAGCTGAAAGCTGGTGTTATACACAG GTTAAAGTTGTAAAATTTTCTTATATGTGGACCATTAATAACTTCAGCTTCTGCAGAGAAGAAATGGGAGAAGTTTTAAAGAGTTCTACCTTTTCATCAGGGCCAAATGATAAAATGAAATG GTGCCTGAGAGTAAACCCAAAAGGATTAGATGATGAAAGCAAAGATTACCTTTCATTGTATTTACTTCTAGTTAGCTGTCCAAAAAGTGAAGTGAGAGCAAAATTTAAATTTTCTCTCTTAAATGCAAAAAGAGAAGAAACAAAAGCAATGG AAAGCCAAAGAGCATATCGATTTGTTCAAGGCAAGGattggggttttaaaaaattcattcgGAGAGATTTTTTACTTGATGAAGCAAATGGTCTTTTACCAGATGATAAGCTTACGTTATTTTGTGAG GTAAGTGTAGTACAGGATTCTGTGAATATATCGGGACAGTCCAATACAAATATGTTAAAGGTACCAGAATGCCGACTTGCTGAAGATCTAGGAAATCTCTGGGAAACAACAAGATTTACAGATTGCAGTTTTTATGTAGGAGGACAAGAATTCAAAGCTCATAAATCTGTCCTTTCAG CTCGTTCACCAGTTTTTAATGCAATGTTTGAACATGAAATGGAGGAAAGTAAAAAG AATCGCGTAGAAATAAATGATGTAGACCCTGaggtttttaaagaaatgatGAGATTCATTTATACAGGGAAAGCACCAAACCTTGACAAAATGGCTGACAACTTGTTGGCAGCGGCAGACAAG TATGCACTGGAACGGCTGAAGGTTATGTGTGAAGAAGCTCTGTGTAGTAACCTCTCGGTAGAAAATGTCGCAGACATTCTTATCCTTGCTGATTTGCACAGTGCAGAACAGTTGAAAGCACAAGCAATAGACTTCATTAACAG GTGCAGTGTTCTTAGGCAACTTGGTTGTAAAGATGGGAAAAACTGGAACAGCAA CCAAGCAGCAGACATAATGGAAACAGCAGGCTGGAAGTCAATGATCCACTCCCACCCCCACTTAGTAGCTGAGGCCTTTCGAGCACTAGCATCTGCACAGTGTCCACAGTTCGGTATTCCACGCAAACGACTAAAACAGTCATGA